The genomic DNA ctcactccaaaagggttgcaccatatcacaatcaaagaagacatgctctagattttcaatatttgtttcacaaaaaacacaattattcacatcaaaattaaatttcaatcttaaaaattccttagcaggataaatctcatttaaaatgttgaagttcacctccttagctttaggagggagaggaaaagacaaatcatttttcctaatttttttttatttcaaccttatcaaaatctttatgcacgtattcccgtctaattgggtttgggtaataagcctgtaaaaaaaaaattctaatgactctatttctacattttttatcacataaatcataaccttctaaggagtgctgtctcagtactggggagattttggagtacaacatgtcttctttaaccattaatcttaaaggaattggtatagctctaatcattctattaaacatattaacggtacactgtacttggaatttctcacaaaactctctatacagtaacaaatttccattaacATCCAAGAAATGGacaatagcccaaatccctttagatatccattcctcaagatatacagatcttctgccaaactttatatatctactattccaaactggagtgttgtgaggagtgaagttatgtttgaacaatagtttccaatagagcagcacttgctgatggaaggctgaaagtttaactggtaacgaggtgcactcaaagtcacaacataacagaaagtgtattccccccagtttgttaaagatagcattggggacaataaaccaaaaagagtggctattttgaatgaaggattttaaccatttcaatttcaaaactcCATTCATAATGTCGAAATtgatagcattcaccccaccgtcttcatattttttaatcatgtcctcctttctaatatactgacacttatttctccaaataaatttaaaattcaccttatttattaatttaataattcgtgtcgatatgggcaaggagaaggctggatagatgagtctggacaaactatccattttagataaaagaacccttccaaaaattgtaagatccctctgcagccatctattcaatatggacttacatttatctatgttattcaacacatttttattctccataacatctttatctttagaaataataatccccaaatatttaacttcccttttaatttgtatattagataatgactgcaaaggaaactcatgcagtgttaacattacacatttgtttaggtttaaatgtagcccgaagctttagaaaactggttaatcgaatgtaaagctaatggaatttgatattcattctttagaaacaatgttgtatcgtcagcaaactgacttataagtatatgtctatccagcactgaaagaccttcaataccattatttttaatcaatatagataataactctgcaacctttataaataataatggtgagcttgccagtcaccaccgaaacagaagagctgttttagttgaggtctgccttctttctttttcgactgttttcctctctttctgctactgtttttattgtttctaaactaaagactgttccttaatatattagcagagcacaatgtaatggttccatattttatttttaaactgtggtgttttcatttgaaatgttacagtgctaaaactttaactctgtgttactcagcttttttgtaaattaatctgaaaaaaatgttgaatgaaacactttgatgttttggccaaaccatttgaattattacagtggggggagatttttttttttaaattattattatttgaaagagattgtgaataatactactgtatattgtaatggccaaactaattaaaattaaatagttgacatcgtttctgcttctgggtttttaaaattgctcattattaaaattgcttttattttataaacttgttagttttatgaaaacactaaaaataataaacactggctctcaaatttaacttaatggatatatacagggatgacaaaaaaactaaattaatcaaaaatgtgctttattactacatttgtttacaagtaactttattcaagttaaaacaataataaaatcaataggatgtacgtaatatactgtagaatttagctttttttttttggtcactggcggccaccccgtttggaggcagtgccccagcatggcccccccactgaaaatgctctagacacgcccctgcttGACAGGTTAAAGCTCTCAAATCGCTCCTTGAAATTTTCTGCCAATCTCGTCACAAAGTCACGCATTAGCGGGTCCTCTCGCGTCTGTTGTTTCTCGCAATGCTGTTGCAAATGCGGAAAGTGTAGCTTTCTCCCTTGAAGATCCCGTTCAAAAAGTGTCAGCTTTAAACGAAAAGCTTCAACAGCTTCGTACATGTCTGCAATGGTGTGGTTCTTGCCTTGCAATTGCATATTAAGCTGATTTAAGTGAGACATGATATCGCTCAAAAAATAACGTATGCCATCTCTGCGCTGTCGTTCAAAAACCTCAGAAATGTCTCTGCCTTATGGCTAGGCTgcttaaaaatgaacaaagttcATTTTGAAGTTCACACACTCTCTCCAGCACATGACCCTTGCTCAGCCATCGGACATCATTGTGCAGCAAAAGATCATGCCGTTCTGCTGACATTTCTTCCAGCAAGGCTCGGAAAAGGCGATGTTGCAGACCAGAACTCGCGCGAATAAAGTTTACCAGCCTCCCAACCTTCCCATCAAAAAATCTGACGAACACTGACAGCTGTTCAATGTCGGTTCGGTCGCAAGACGAGTCTATTGCAAGTGACATGACTTCTGCTTCCTTTATGTCAGATAAAAGATTGGACATACACTCACCCGCCAATGCCTCTAATCTTCTTGTTGCCGAGCAATCGGATAATGGCACCTTCTGTAATAGATCCACAACTATTTTCTTCATTTTGTCATCGTGATTTAAAACTTTCTCCACCATGTCAATTGCACAGGTTTTAATTAATTTGGCATCCGTGAACGGATTTTTTGCCTTTGCCAGGTTCCAAGCCACACGTAAGGACGCTGCAGTATGGATGTGGCTTTGTAAATAACAGCAACTGATTGCTTGTAAGCTGAGACCAATTGTGTTACCTTCGGTTTGCGGCTCTCAGAATGTTCTGGATAATTGCAGTTAAAATTGCTGTGCAATGCACTGAAATGGCGTTGGATGTTATCAGACTTACAGACCGCTACGGTCTGCATGCATAACAAACACGTTGGCTTTGCGTTTCCGTGTCCACTTTTCTTTTCACACTCGCCATGTTTACGCTGTCAGACTAAGCTGTCAATGATGCTGCGTTTGAATTTTCGCGCCAGCTAAATTTCGCGCCAGTGCTACCCGGACATTACCATGATAACACAATTTGAAAGCGCAGGCCAAAAACAATTCTCTCATGGGCCGGATATGGCCCGCGGGCCGCCTATTGAGGAACCCTGCAGTAGGCCTATTAGAACAAAAGGTGTCCCCGGTTTTAAAGTGACGTCTGGTCTGCGAATACCAGCTGATTCTCTAGTACAGTGTAGACCACCAGTGCTCAACTGATCAGCTGCACTGCAGATGTAGCGGGAAATTTCACTACAATGTAGGGGGGTAAGTATCTATTCTGAATATCTTGGATGCCTAGGGAAATGACAGGATCTAAGTCCCCACTCCTAGGACAATTAACTCCTGTACTTATTATAAATAAGTATGTTTTAATCTGTCTTAATCAACTGTGCTTTTTTAGCAATGACTGGTGAGGAGGCGACCCCAGGACTTAAAGTGTACACGGTAGCTTTCCCAGAgtgtaataaaatgaattaaccCCTTTTTCTACTACCAGCCTACAAGACAGGAGGAATGCCCCTACTCCAAGATGACAGCGATTgtagatgtatttattttaaataaaataaaataaagaaaatgattgTAAGTgccaaaaataaacttttgtttcacatgacttatgaatgaaaaataaacaatcacATAATTAAAGCTTCACTTAGTTTCAAGCTTATGTTCAGTCTCTTTCCTTTCTGCAGAAATACTCaagtcaaacaaaataaaataaacaacagctCCAACAGAATATTCAAGTGAGAACCAGTTCAGTCAGCAGTAcataatgaatattacatttcacaTCAAATACTTTTCTCACATCAGTCAACATACCTGAGTAATATTCACAACTCAAGTTTTAAATTTTACCTCACCGCAGAACTGGGCTGGCGTTGGACTGTCCAGGTATGGCAGGGTAATCAGAACAGCTATACAGAACTTGTTTAAAGATAGCAAGTCTCTTCCTTTTTCAAACACAggaaatgaatgtttttttttttttttttaataaaagggaaaaaaaatattattttccaagAATGTTCCTGGTAGAAGAGACAGTCTCTGGGAAACCGCCCCCCCCCCAATGAAGAAAACTCACAGTACCTCAGCTCCCTTAAATCGGAGACAAACACTTGGGTCACACATCTGACGTTATCGTGGTGTCCACGTTGTTTGATTGAATGACCCTCGGTAGTCTGGTGGTCCTTGATGTCGTAAGGTTCAATGTGCAGAGCAAACATGGGTGAAATGATGTGCtgtgtttgaaaacatttatgtaaaatcAATTTTGTTTACACACTAAAACAGTGTTAATTTAAACCAACACGACGCAAACTTTTTTCAACATTACTAATTTaggtttaaatgtgtattaatgtATAAGggaaatcaagtcaagtcaagtggtttttattgtcttttcaaccatatacagttagtacagtacacagcaaaacgagacaacgttcctccaggaccatggtgctacataaaaacaacaaaggaccaacacaggaccacatgagacaacacaacaaaataaaatacctatataaaaaacctataaatacctatataaagtgcacgtgcaaacatctgcaaaaagtacaggacagtacaacaaatttctgacaatgaacaggacaatagacagtgcagcgccgaccagtactcagtagtgcaaaaagatgacagtttctaaaaatgtaaacataacatactatgagataattttctatgcacatagcagttattgaggtagcagacagttataaagtgacagtaattaaagtgcaactcaggacacgtgtgtgtcaaaccagtctctgagtattgaggagtctgatggcttggggaagaagctgttacacagtctggccgtgagggcccgaatgcttcggtacctcttgccagacgggaggagggtaaagagtttgtgtgaggggtgtgtggggtcgtccacaatgctggttgctttgcggatacagtgttttttgtaaatgtctttgatggagggaagagagaccccaatgatcttctcagctgtcctcactatcctctgcagggctttgcggtccgaaacggtgcaagtcccaaaccaggcagtgatgcagctgctcaggatgctctcaatagtccctctatagaatgtagtgaggatgggggttgggagatgtgctttcctcagccttcgaagaaagtagagacgctgctgggctttcttggtgatagagctggtgttgagggaccaggtgaggttctccgccaggtgaacaccaaggaatttggtgctcttgacgatctccacagaggagccgtcgatgttcagcggagtgtgttcaccttgtgctctcctaaagtcaacaaccatctcttttgttttgtcgacattcagggacaggttgttggctctacaccagttcgtcagccgctgcacctcctctctgtatgctgactcgtcgttcttgctgatgagacccaccacggtcctgtcatcggcgaacttgatgatgtgattcgagctgtgcattactgcacagtcgtgagtcagcagagtgaacagcagtggactgagcacacagccctggggggccccagtgctcagtgtggtggtggtggagatgctgttcccgatccgaactgactgaggtctcccagtcaggaagtccaggatccagttgcagagggaggtgtccaggcccagcaggttcagctttccaatcaggtgctggggaatgattgtgttgaatgctgagctgaaatctatgaacagcattcgaacgtatgagtccttattgtctaggtgggtgagggccagatggagggttgtggtgatggcatcgtccgttgaacggtttgaacgatacgcaaactgcagtgggtctagtgaggggggcagctgggtcttaatctgcctcatgacgagcctctcgaagcacttcatgatgatgggtgtaagtgcgacgggacggtagtcgttgaggcaggacactgaagacttctttggcatggggatgatgatggtggtggccttgaagcacgttggaacgaaggcgctgctcagagagatgttgaagatgtcggtaagaacatctgctagcttgtctgcacatcctctgagcactctgccaggaatgttgtctggtccagcagccttccgtgggttgagatgtgagttttcctcacatctgccatggTAAATGTAGCCTATATTTAGGGTACTCTTGCTGGTCACCGTTTCTTATAAGTTTATAACCATTTGTAATCTTTTTAGAAGTTCACCTATATACTGCTTGTCAGTTGCTTTAGGCTACCTCTTGCATTTGTACTGCAAAGTGGTGTTATACCTATAGTTTTGTGaatttgtgtaatttattattGTCTTTGAGGTGGCAAGTCTCCATATCCATTAAAGTAGCTAAATGAATGATGATTGCATTTAaatgcacatatacagtacatatgacaTTAAGTTCAAAATAACAACTTAATCTCATTTTAGTTATCTTTATTTAGGAGAAATATGAAAATAGTCTGTGCTTGTATATATCTGttaaatattgcttttattgATTACAAAACACATGTAaccttaaaatatttatatttacaggAAACAATATGTAATGGATATGCATGGAGTTAAAGATTATGAAATGGTTTGATTTATACTACATACTTTGCAAAGTAATGTATTGATCTGTGTATCTCCCCCACATCCTTTAGGAAGTAATAAAAGTAATGCGCACCATTGACGACAGAATTGTCCATGCCCTTAATACCACTGTGCCCACTGCATCCTTCTCTGGCAAAGTGGATGCCACACAGACCTGCAAAGATCTTTACAAGTCTGTATGTGTCACCTTACActacaaaatacttttaaataatcTTATTGATTATTAGAGATCCCACATTCTAGTGGAATGTTTTGGTCTGTGACTTTATTACAAAACCTTTTCTATGTATTTTATTCATGTGTTCCAGCTCATGGAGGCTCATCTTTCCAGAGATAAAGCAATAAAAGCATGTATTACAGAGACCTCAGCCATCATCGGGCAGTTACGTGAAGAGAGAGCAAAGGATAATGACAATTTGTCAATTATCAAGCAACCAAGGAAAGAGCAAACTAAGGTAATGGCACTTTCTGCTTCTAGGGGGTGCACTTAAGTTTTGTCACGTTTGAACAGTAACTCATAACCAAATAAATGTCATAATGAGGAGAGAGGCTTGCAACTTATACCACGTTATAACAACCATGTTGTAATTGGCTGTTATACAGTATTTCAGCAGTGGTTTAACATCCAATAAGCCGAACGATGAAAAAAAGGGGGTGTCTGACCCCATCTTACCCTAAAGAACAAtgttaatttacttttaaattgtaacatatataaacatttagcaTGTACAGGAGGATGGTGCATCATCCAACATATTATCAAgggaaataaatagaaacattttctaattttgttGTCATAgcacaaaattacaaattatgagaagaagggggcctgggtagctgagagagtattgacgctgactacaaaccctggagtcgcaagtttgaatacagggtgtgctgagtgactacatccaggtctcctaagcaaccaaattggccgagttgctatggagggtagagtcacatggggtaacctccccgtagtcatgattagtggttctcgctctcaatggggcacgtggtaagttgttcgtggatcgtggagagtagcataagCCTCCCATCccgtgagtctctgcggtgtcatgcacaaagagccacgtgatgagatgcgtggattgactgtctcagaagtggaggtaactgagacttgtcttccgccacccggattgaggtgagtaactgcaccatcacaaggacctactagtgggaattgggcattccaaaatagggagaacatttttaataaaagaatATTAAATCGTACCACACTACTGGGGCAAGATGACCTCCACCTttgtcacttaaaaataaaaacaatatttttactccAAAAATCGAAATACTTTACTGTGTCCACAGACTCCCCCCTTAACCAATAGACATAAAAACTTTTTATATCCAACATAATCGAATGTCACAGACATTTGGATGGAATAAATCTCACAAATGTTGACATTCAGATGAAATATCATGATTGAGAAGAGTACAGACATTCAATAAAGGTGTTGA from Xyrauchen texanus isolate HMW12.3.18 chromosome 41, RBS_HiC_50CHRs, whole genome shotgun sequence includes the following:
- the LOC127634418 gene encoding protein MIX23-like isoform X4, coding for MAAPSGALNCEDFSMFQEVIKVMRTIDDRIVHALNTTVPTASFSGKVDATQTCKDLYKSLMEAHLSRDKAIKACITETSAIIGQLREERAKDNDNLSIIKQPRKEQTKLKFMQSELNVEEVVNDRSLKVFNERCRIHYTHPKIV